From Anopheles arabiensis isolate DONGOLA chromosome 3, AaraD3, whole genome shotgun sequence, a single genomic window includes:
- the LOC120899629 gene encoding uncharacterized protein LOC120899629 — protein MKQVCILLAVLLCTAAVADAMVFAYAPTCARCKSIGARYCGYGYLNRKGVSCDGQTTINSCEDCKRKFGRCSDGVITECFL, from the exons ATGAAGCAGGTGTGCATTCTTCTGGCAGTGCTGTTGTGCACGGCAGCCGTTGCGGATGCAATGGTGTTTGCTTAC GCGCCGACTTGTGCGAGATGTAAAAGCATCGGGGCACGCTACTGTGGCTACGGCTATCTCAACCGGAAGGGCGTTTCGTGCGACGGACAG ACGACCATCAATAGCTGTGAGGACTGCAAGCGAAAGTTTGGCCGCTGTTCAGACGGCGTTATTACAGAATGTTTCTTGTGA